The Candidatus Phytoplasma asteris DNA segment TTCTTGGGATTATTTTTAATTACTAATAATTCAGTAATGGCGATGAATAATTTAAATGATGAAAATTCAATAAACAATGAAATTAATAAACTTTATTGGGAAAGAAAAAATTTAGCTACTAAAATTTCATATTTTCACATTCATCATCTAGATGATGATATAAATTTACAAAAAGAATTACATAATTTAGATCAAACAATTAAAAATCTTTATCAAAGGCTTTCTGATGTCAATAATTTAAAGTATATAAACGAAAAAATTTGGGATTATTCATATGAACGAAATCAAGTAGCTATTAAAATTTTAAGTCGTTCATATCAAGACCCTACAATGCAAGAACTTATTACAAATCATCAAGAATTAGTGAAAATAATTAAGAATTTAAACCAAAAATATATTAATTTACAATATAAATTAAACAAATAATTAAATTTTTTAATTACAAACCAAGACCCTTTTCAGGGTCTTTTTTTATTTAACAACTCACTCAACAATTAGAAAGAAAACCAAAAAACTATGTTCATTAAAAAAATCTTTACATCTTTACCTAGTAATCTCATCTTTTTCATCATCACTCTACTTTCATTTCTTCCAATTATCACCATTTATTACGTCATTAAGTTCTATCTTTTCACCGTCAAACTAAGTATTCACCAACTAAAACAAGGAATAGTGGCTAGGATGTATCAATATTTAACTACTAAGAAGACAAATCATCATGTGGCATTTCATTAATACTTGGTTAACCAAGCTAAATAATGGCCTTAAAACTATCAGTCATTATTTCTTTACTTATCAAAATCAATGGTTAAACTTAGGTTTATTAATAATTATTTTATTATTTCTTCCTCATTTCTTATATTTAATTGATTTTCTTTTTAAATGTCTTTATCACGTTCTACGGTTTATTTATTATTTAGGAAAATATCTTTTATTATTATTAAAAAAAATTTTTAAGAAAGAATAATTATTATGAGAATCAAAAACTTAAATCAACGCACCCAATTATGGTATCAATGAGATGTTCCGTTTTTTTAGACAAATTTTGTCTTTAAAATTGTTCTTTAAGACTTAAAATTAAGTAGATAATTTCATATCTTTTCAAACTAAGGAAATATTTTTTTTAAATTTCAAAAAGTTTCTAAAACTTTTAATAATTCATTAATTTCAAAAGATATTTTTATTAAATATTTTATCTTTACACTATATAGTTAGGTAAAAAAAGTTAAAATTCCGTTAAGAAAATGAAAACATAATTATTTTTTTGCGTAATTATGTTATTTTGATTAAAAAATGCGCAAAAAGATAACCTTTTTCAAAGTTGAAAATTTGAAATAAAAAAATTATTATCTAAAATTTTGACAATATTGAGAAGGTAATGAATAATTTAATTTAGCTAAAATCCATTGATTGTTCCAAAATTTAGGGAAATAATTGATTATTTTTTTAACTTTTTCAG contains these protein-coding regions:
- a CDS encoding SVM family protein (Sequence-variable mosaic (SVM) proteins are highly divergent, but recognized by the shared signal peptide region that defines them.) translates to MFQLQNQFKIISFCLFIFLGLFLITNNSVMAMNNLNDENSINNEINKLYWERKNLATKISYFHIHHLDDDINLQKELHNLDQTIKNLYQRLSDVNNLKYINEKIWDYSYERNQVAIKILSRSYQDPTMQELITNHQELVKIIKNLNQKYINLQYKLNK